Proteins encoded within one genomic window of Aquarana catesbeiana isolate 2022-GZ linkage group LG03, ASM4218655v1, whole genome shotgun sequence:
- the LOC141133227 gene encoding E3 SUMO-protein ligase ZBED1-like, protein MRNHASRFHSEMLTPATTTTNAAKSIDPAQPRIDAILSTLPPNSEKGKRITKAVAAFIAKDLRPYSVVENTGFHYLLKTIEPRYKIPLRSHFTENIIPALYHETKAQIIASMSQASRVAITCDSWTSVTTESYVTITAHYVKEWKILSHVLQTRAIYESHTGAHLAELLSRVVEEWQLSDKSVVLVTDNASNMIAAAQVGKFPHVKCFAHTLNLASQRALKVATLSRLLGRVRWISTFFHHSTRASHCLKEKQKCLGLKNHKLITDVPTRWNSTYDMVERFLEQQPAVCATLLSPEVRRQEPDLCTLNETDVSNAEDAVHALKPMKDATMLMSEERNPTVSLIAPLNAQLLQSMTDTMGDTPMIHEIKNAIRTDLQKRYRIEAEKTILHTASALDPRFKGLPFILTEEERLEIYKGVTEEAASLDITSKRTHEEDPVTVPRRKETLEEEEGSTVEDNHSPSPPKRKARSLLMSLLGQSFTDAEGTIEPKTPYAKTEEEMENYCKTPPLTEDPLNWWCEHEVTFPLLSQLSKQYMCIPGTSVSAERVFSTAGDVVTAKRSTLKPEHVDQLVFLQKNLHIPKS, encoded by the exons ATGAGAAACCACGCTAGCCGTTTTCACTCAGAGATGCTAAcacctgccaccaccaccaccaatgccgCCAAGTCAATAGACCCAGCTCAGCCAAGAATTGATGCAATACTCTCAACTTTGCCGCCCAACTCTGAAAAGGGGAAGAGAATAACAAAAGCTGTGGCAGCTTTCATAGCTAAGGACCTGCGCCCTTACTCTGTTGTGGAGAACACTGGGTTTCACTACCTGTTGAAGACGATAGAGCCGCGTTACAAGATCCCATTACgaagtcactttacagaaaacattatacctgcactctaccacgaaaCTAAAGCTCAGATAATTGCGTCAATGAGCCAAGCAAGTCGAGTCGCAATAACGTGTGATTCATGGACTTCAGTCACGACGGAGTCTTATGTTACAATAACAGCACATTATGTTAAGGAGTGGAAGATCTTGTCGCATGTGCTGCAAACGAGAGCCATTTATGagtctcacacaggtgctcatcTGGCAGAGCTACTGTCTCGTGTTGTGGAAGAATGGCAACTGTCCGATAAATCTGTAGTGCTTGTGACCGACAACGCGTCAAACATGATTGCTGCAGCTCAAGTTGGGAAATTCCCCCATGTGAAATGCTTCGCCCATACACTAAACCTTGCATCCCAGCGAGCGCTGAAAGTGGCCACACTCTCCAGGCTTCTTGGCAGAGTGCGATGGATATCCACATTCTTTCACCACAGCACTAGAGCAAGCCACTGTCTAAAAGAGAAACAGAAATGTCTTGGCCTGAAGAATCATAAGCTGATAACTGATGTGCCAACAAGATGGAACAGCACATATGACATGGTCGAGAGGTTCTTAGAACAACAACCTGCAGTCTGTGCCACCTTGCTGTCTCCAGAAGTCAGAAGACAAGAgcctgatctctgcactctcaaCGAAACAGATGTGTCAAATGCAGAGGATGCTGTGCATGCGTTAAAGCCAATGAAGGATGCAACCATGCTGATGTCAGAAGAGCGCAATCCAACAGTTTCTCTCATTGCCCCTCTAAATGCACAACTCctccagagcatgacagacacCATGGGAGACACACCCATGATCCATGAGATCAAGAATGCTATCAGAACAGATCTTCAGAAGAGGTACAGAATTGAGGCAGAGAAGACGATCCTTCATACAGCCTCTGCACTGGATCCTCGCTTTAAGGGACTACCTTTTATCCTCACAGAGGAGGAGAGATTGGAGATATACAAAGGAGTGACTGAGGAGGCTGCATCCTTGGAC ATTACATCTAAGAGGACACATGAGGAGGATCCAGTCACAGTGCCTAGAAGAAAAGAAACTCTGGAAGAAGAAGAAGGTTCAACCGTCGAGGAcaaccattctccatctcctcccaaAAGAAAGGCCAGATCACTGCTCATGAGTTTGCTGGGACAGTCTTTCACTGACGCTGAAGGTACAATAGAACCCAAGACCCCCTATGCCAAGACTGAAGAGGAAATGGAAAACTATTGTAAAACCCCACCTCTCACTGAGGACCCTTTGAACTGGTGGTGTGAGCATGAGGTCACATTTCCCCTCCTTTCTCAGCTgtcaaagcaatacatgtgtatccCAGGCACAAGCGTGTCTGCAGAGCgggttttctccactgcaggagatGTGGTAACTGCAAAAAGAAGCACCCTCAAACCAGAGCATGTGGATCAACTAGTGTTCTTACAGAAAAATCTACACATTCCCAAATCCTGA